A window from Temnothorax longispinosus isolate EJ_2023e chromosome 1, Tlon_JGU_v1, whole genome shotgun sequence encodes these proteins:
- the Pck gene encoding uncharacterized protein Pck, translating into MTVDKQDYHRASNAVVFGGGLTFAALFLLMMAFISPYWIESYQETFSNFKHMGLWEYCFEQFRYPYYQFDKQFDGCHHIFSQEYYVIREWLLPVWLMVVQAFVTLAMLLSVFAFGVISLIWIRWPLRFVLHYEWILSSVAFVCDAVAGALLFLAVSIFGGQCWRRDWLMYPNFNHLSWSYALAVISFMIHTFAAFFLYLDARTGYRLRKESRNLVMQMQPNPQSHHGPPRSGYV; encoded by the exons ATGACGGTGGACAAGCAAGATTATCACAGGGCGTCCA ACGCGGTCGTTTTCGGCGGAGGGCTCACGTTCGCGGCGCTTTTTCTCCTAATGATGGCATTCATAAG TCCGTATTGGATAGAATCGTATCAGGAAACGTTCAGCAACTTCAAGCACATGGGACTCTGGGAATATTGCTTCGAGCAGTTCCGCTATCCCTACTATCAGTTTGACAAGCAGTTCGACGGCTGCCATCATATATTTTCGCAAGAATATTATGTCATAAGAGAGTGGCTGCTGCCGGTGTGGCTCATGGTAGTACAGGCATTCGTCACGCTGGCCATGTTGCTCTCCGTCTTTGCATTTGGCGTCATCTCCTTGATCTGGATACGTTGGCCATTGAGATTCGTCCTGCATTACGAGTGGATCCTGTCGTCCGTCGCATTCGTATGCGACGCAGTAGCCG GCGCGCTTCTCTTCCTGGCAGTCTCCATATTCGGCGGACAGTGTTGGCGCCGGGACTGGTTAATGTATCCGAATTTCAATCATTTGTCGTGGTCGTACGCTCTCGCGGTCATATCGTTCATGATCCACACGTTCGCCGCGTTCTTTCTTTATCTGGACGCACGGACTGGTTACAGATTGCGCAAAGAATCTCGCAACTTGGTGATGCAAATGCAACCGAATCCACAGTCTCATCACGGGCCGCCGCGAAGCGGATACgtataa
- the LOC139810259 gene encoding uncharacterized protein: MTVMLLQRSVTPQSTHSQKTATKDCSAKPPFLFLLDDREEHRNSTDTNTTTTTNNNNNNNNINNNNNINNNNNNNNVNNNNVFKRDARRSDSRDHVADEAPSSVTSQRLTGGGRDIAMRYYRLWIYACNLVLFGSAIGFVAAVSQTLLFTGDPRRHVVPGVPRVYDPTALYGYLALTAQLGLVQLLGCIAARRLSARLLHIYWILLLILLFGDAVVGVAWIFRFEKMRADLRPTLKLRLQMDYNKEPRFTEQWDRLQREFMCCAVTGPKDFGPNFSSTCCGASINATEPCQHPYTRGCEETLVRWLRKTADLLFVLGFCVIAFAKLCFLGILRYEIREMIQKIRLLREPPPPPTQFAQPPFSQVMPEMTNNNGSITRRTTLPNTVTVSGNASLLPQLDECNTGRYPMLPNNLQDGGADSDTNSHCALILEETTPISMNNHNSCAAGGGREKSNGNNNYEMREFNRRLLLSNGTSPGAGVTVTGGQSRRT; encoded by the exons ATGACGGTGATGCTGCTGCAACGTTCAGTCACCCCGCAGTCGACGCACAGCCAAAAGACAGCGACGAAGGACTGCAGCGCGAAGCcgccctttctctttctgctGGACGACCGTGAGGAGCATCGGAACTCGACCGATACCAACACCACGACCACTACAAACaacaacaataacaataacaacattaacaacaataataacattaataataacaataacaacaataacGTCAACAATAACAACGTCTTCAAGAGAGACGCCCGGAGGAGCGACAGCCGCGATCACGTCGCCGACGAGGCGCCGTCGTCGGTGACGTCCCAACGACTCACCGGCGGTGGTCGGGACATCGCGATGCGATATTACCGCCTCTGGATCTACGCCTGTAACTTGGTGCTGTTCGGTAGCGCGATCGGTTTCGTCGCCGCGGTGTCGCAGACCCTCCTGTTCACCGGTGATCCACGTCGGCACGTGGTGCCGGGTGTACCCCGCGTCTACGACCCCACCGCGCTCTACGGCTATCTGGCATTGACGGCACAGTTAGGCCTGGTGCAGCTGCTCGGTTGCATCGCTGCCAGGCGGCTCAGCGCCCGGCTGCTCCACATCTACTGGATATTATTGCTGATACTGCTGTTCGGCGACGCCGTGGTCGGAGTCGCCTGGATCTTCCGCTTCGAGAAAATGCGCGCCGACCTCAGGCCCACGCTCAAGCTACGTTTGCAG ATGGACTACAATAAAGAGCCGCGATTCACCGAACAGTGGGATCGACTTCAGCGGGAGTTCATGTGCTGCGCGGTGACCGGGCCTAAGGATTTTGGACCCAACTTTTCGTCGACCTGCTGCGGAGCCAGCATAAACGCAACCGAGCCCTGTCAGCATCCGTACACGCGCGGTTGCGAAGAGACGCTCGTACGTTGGCTTAGGAAAACGGCGGATCTGCTGTTCGTCCTGGGCTTCTGCGTGATCGCCTTCGCCAAGCTCTGCTTCCTCGGTATCCTGCGCTACGAGATACGGGAGATGATACAGAAGATACGATTGCTGAGAgaaccgccgccgccgcccaCGCAATTCGCGCAACCGCCCTTTTCCCAGGTGATGCCGGAAATGACCAACAACAACGGCAGCATCACGAGACGCACAACGTTGCCCAACACGGTTACGGTTTCCG GCAACGCGTCGCTGTTGCCGCAATTGGACGAGTGCAATACCGGCCGGTATCCGATGTTGCCGAACAATCTACAGGACGGCGGTGCCGACAGCGACACGAACAGTCACTGCGCGCTGATCCTCGAGGAGACGACGCCCATCTCGATGAACAACCACAACAGCTGCGCGGCCGGCGGCGGCCGTGAGAAGAGCAACGGCAACAACAACTACGAGATGCGTGAGTTTAACCGTAGGCTGCTGCTGTCGAACGGCACCAGCCCGGGTGCGGGCGTGACCGTAACGGGCGGTCAAAGCAGGCGCACCTGA